The Lactobacillus sp. CBA3605 genome contains a region encoding:
- a CDS encoding histidine phosphatase family protein has product MQIYFVRHGRTQYNVERRFQGGAVNSPLVASGIEGAQAAGRYLSAVQFAQVYSSPQLRALKTAEYITAANQWHPTIKLDPRLRELDFGTWDGQLEKDVAPKEQLDFVIHQPERYQPELAGGGESYAEFVQRTTAAVHAAVTTAGVTNPQPILIVSHGLVTTMTIKTLMGVPIADLRAPLVVNGQELTTIGHGIVANDSLTIVETQDNQKFTIKTWNQTDYLND; this is encoded by the coding sequence ATGCAAATCTATTTTGTGCGGCACGGTCGTACCCAGTACAATGTTGAACGCCGATTTCAAGGCGGTGCTGTTAATTCGCCGTTAGTGGCGAGTGGAATTGAAGGTGCCCAAGCGGCGGGGCGCTATTTGAGTGCTGTTCAGTTTGCTCAAGTCTATAGTAGTCCACAGCTGCGGGCGCTCAAGACGGCGGAATACATTACAGCTGCTAATCAGTGGCATCCCACCATTAAGCTTGATCCCCGGTTGCGAGAGCTAGATTTTGGGACGTGGGACGGGCAACTTGAAAAAGACGTCGCCCCTAAAGAACAGTTGGACTTTGTGATTCATCAGCCGGAACGCTACCAGCCAGAATTAGCCGGTGGCGGTGAGAGCTACGCTGAATTCGTGCAACGCACGACCGCCGCTGTCCATGCCGCCGTGACGACGGCGGGGGTGACAAATCCGCAACCAATTCTGATCGTCTCACATGGATTAGTGACGACAATGACCATTAAAACGTTGATGGGTGTTCCAATTGCTGACTTGCGCGCACCGCTAGTTGTTAACGGGCAGGAATTAACGACGATTGGTCACGGTATTGTGGCTAATGATAGTTTGACGATTGTGGAGACGCAGGATAATCAAAAATTTACTATAAAAACTTGGAATCAAACCGATTATTTAAATGACTAG
- a CDS encoding UDP-N-acetylmuramoyl-L-alanyl-D-glutamate--2,6-diaminopimelate ligase, producing the protein MKASQLINSLKFKQVQPALTTDFEVTLLTQDTREIKPGAVFVAVDGYHVDGHDLVAQAVAQGAQLIVAQKPIQVTVPVIYVQNTERAMAILADVFYGAPSQKMRMIGVTGTNGKTTVTHLIEQIYRDKKQATGLIGTMYRKIKDEKFPTANTTPDAITTQRTLAAMRDAGVETVAMEVSSIALVLGRVWGIDYDIAVFTNLTQDHLDFHKTMANYAQAKSMLFAQLGNKYDANGTAKVAVLNTDDPIGREFEQYTAAHVLSFGLKPDAMINAQNVQIKSHGTEFDLSVFGHVTHVTMKLIGQFNVYNMLAAFAAAYASGLPEDQIITSLEKVAGVKGRFQAIPSHTGVSVIVDYSHTPDGLLNALETIQDFAKQDIYCVVGCGGDRDKGKRPKMAKIAVERSTKPIFTSDNPRTEDPEMILQDMVAGVPDQTVPVYVDRHVAIAKAIAQAQPGDVVLIAGKGHEDYQIIGRTKHHFDDSEEAAQALALKPTVD; encoded by the coding sequence ATGAAAGCAAGTCAATTAATTAATAGCTTAAAATTTAAACAAGTCCAACCCGCATTGACCACCGACTTTGAGGTGACCTTATTAACGCAAGATACCCGTGAAATCAAACCTGGCGCTGTCTTTGTGGCTGTCGATGGCTACCACGTTGACGGTCATGACTTAGTCGCTCAAGCCGTCGCTCAAGGTGCCCAACTGATTGTGGCCCAAAAACCCATTCAGGTGACCGTACCAGTCATTTATGTGCAAAATACTGAACGAGCCATGGCCATCTTAGCCGATGTCTTTTATGGTGCCCCTAGTCAAAAAATGCGGATGATTGGTGTAACCGGAACCAACGGTAAAACGACCGTCACTCACTTAATCGAACAAATCTATCGTGATAAAAAGCAAGCAACTGGCTTGATTGGCACGATGTATCGAAAAATTAAAGATGAAAAATTTCCAACTGCCAACACGACACCAGACGCAATCACCACGCAACGGACGTTAGCAGCAATGCGCGATGCCGGCGTCGAAACCGTTGCCATGGAGGTGTCTTCCATCGCATTAGTTTTAGGTCGAGTTTGGGGCATTGATTATGATATTGCCGTCTTCACCAACTTAACGCAAGACCATTTAGACTTTCACAAAACCATGGCTAACTATGCCCAAGCAAAAAGCATGCTCTTTGCGCAACTAGGTAATAAATACGATGCTAATGGGACTGCTAAAGTTGCCGTGTTAAACACGGATGATCCGATTGGCCGTGAATTCGAACAATATACCGCCGCCCATGTGCTCAGTTTTGGCTTAAAGCCAGATGCGATGATTAATGCGCAAAACGTTCAAATCAAGAGTCATGGCACAGAATTTGACTTGTCCGTCTTCGGCCACGTTACGCATGTCACCATGAAACTCATTGGGCAATTTAATGTCTACAATATGCTGGCTGCTTTCGCTGCAGCTTACGCCAGTGGCCTACCAGAAGACCAAATTATCACTTCGCTAGAAAAAGTTGCCGGCGTTAAAGGGCGTTTTCAAGCGATTCCATCACATACTGGCGTGAGTGTGATTGTTGATTACTCCCACACCCCAGATGGCTTATTGAACGCCTTGGAAACCATTCAAGACTTTGCTAAACAAGATATTTATTGCGTCGTCGGTTGCGGTGGTGACCGTGATAAGGGTAAACGACCAAAAATGGCTAAAATTGCTGTCGAACGAAGTACGAAGCCCATTTTCACTTCCGATAATCCTCGCACCGAAGATCCCGAAATGATCTTACAAGATATGGTCGCCGGTGTCCCTGACCAGACGGTCCCCGTTTATGTTGATCGGCACGTGGCAATTGCCAAGGCAATCGCCCAAGCTCAACCTGGCGATGTCGTTCTAATTGCTGGTAAAGGTCATGAAGATTACCAAATTATTGGTCGCACTAAACATCACTTTGATGATAGTGAAGAAGCCGCACAAGCCTTAGCTTTAAAACCGACTGTGGATTAA
- a CDS encoding acyltransferase family protein: MKTQTKMTPVADIGDFMKISACTAVMLQTVLALALTTNPNHATQLLIGVFYDLVKFTAPAFIFGILYTTTRTTFPSYLPDYPKYLRRQWSALVVPTIWWTLIYLIIFPGMQQMTPYHNCLSFLWQFVNGNAAPHLWYNTMMLQFILLMPLFWALARWVTGHRYRATMVTGLTLLGYTTWLWFYDTNVWHGPQAQSWYLLDRLFISFLIYGIFGVLAWTQRHTINALIHHCRWWLLAGYLAAFYWTNRTLFQFGFPIKLTNAPYYQPAMTLYALIVIGLIIALANHQIKKSATSLPVIHWLATYAYRAYLANVFWLQVVWRGLTHHFSQQPLLMIITSYILTWGLSFASAYGFHWLRTHFKTWHQSRHATNVRN; this comes from the coding sequence ATGAAAACTCAAACCAAAATGACGCCCGTGGCTGATATTGGCGATTTTATGAAGATTAGTGCCTGTACAGCGGTCATGTTACAGACTGTTCTAGCACTCGCCTTAACAACTAACCCTAATCATGCGACACAACTGCTGATTGGGGTCTTTTACGACCTCGTTAAATTCACCGCACCTGCTTTTATTTTCGGGATTCTTTATACCACTACCCGAACAACTTTTCCCAGCTATTTGCCAGACTACCCCAAATACTTACGACGTCAATGGTCAGCGCTAGTCGTCCCTACAATTTGGTGGACCTTAATCTATCTGATTATTTTCCCAGGTATGCAACAAATGACGCCCTATCACAATTGCCTGAGTTTTCTATGGCAATTCGTTAATGGCAATGCCGCTCCCCATTTATGGTACAACACCATGATGTTGCAATTTATCCTGTTAATGCCGCTATTCTGGGCTTTAGCGCGCTGGGTCACTGGCCATCGTTATCGGGCCACCATGGTCACTGGCTTAACTTTGCTTGGCTATACCACTTGGCTTTGGTTTTATGATACCAACGTTTGGCACGGCCCTCAGGCACAAAGTTGGTACTTACTAGATCGCCTTTTCATCAGTTTCTTGATTTATGGTATTTTCGGCGTCCTCGCATGGACCCAACGTCACACGATTAATGCTTTAATTCATCATTGCCGTTGGTGGCTACTTGCCGGGTACTTGGCCGCCTTTTATTGGACTAACCGAACATTATTTCAGTTTGGCTTCCCCATTAAACTAACTAACGCCCCTTATTATCAACCAGCTATGACCTTGTATGCACTTATCGTCATTGGGTTAATCATCGCACTAGCCAATCACCAAATAAAAAAATCAGCTACTAGTTTGCCGGTCATTCATTGGCTAGCCACATACGCCTACCGGGCCTATCTTGCGAATGTCTTTTGGTTACAAGTCGTTTGGCGCGGGTTGACACATCATTTTAGCCAACAGCCCCTCTTAATGATTATCACCAGTTATATCCTAACTTGGGGATTGTCATTTGCCTCAGCCTATGGTTTTCATTGGCTTCGGACTCACTTTAAAACTTGGCACCAAAGTCGGCACGCAACTAACGTTAGAAATTAA
- a CDS encoding LysR family transcriptional regulator, translated as MNLTHLKCFAVVAQKQSITQAANQLYISQPAVSKMIHQLETELDVQLFDRQGRTIKLNRAGELFYSYVTDVLDELNRGINAVTGGIDVSEQPIEITLEVASSLIPQIATTIQTKFPNVRLNLKQHVVTTGDFQNSDFIITSRLLPEMTSTPLFKEEILVGWHAQTGLNKRFIAVDDLIDKTFVGLSPANSLRAAVDHYFMRAGSPLNYRYETDDPATVRGLMEAGIGYGFIPAITWQKVGRKLHLARLMPEPLERTIYLSAPKQTQSDIQREIGNELIRLFLAYQTSALKI; from the coding sequence ATGAATTTAACCCACTTGAAATGTTTTGCAGTCGTCGCTCAAAAGCAAAGTATCACCCAGGCCGCTAATCAGCTCTATATCTCGCAACCGGCTGTCAGTAAAATGATTCATCAGTTAGAAACTGAATTAGACGTTCAATTATTTGATCGTCAAGGTCGTACCATTAAGCTAAATCGAGCTGGTGAACTATTCTATAGCTATGTCACCGACGTCTTAGATGAATTGAACCGGGGGATTAATGCAGTTACCGGTGGTATCGATGTTAGTGAACAGCCCATTGAAATCACCCTGGAAGTCGCCTCTTCCCTAATTCCACAAATTGCGACCACGATTCAAACCAAGTTTCCTAACGTTCGTTTAAATTTAAAACAACACGTCGTGACGACCGGTGATTTTCAAAATTCAGATTTTATCATTACTAGCCGCCTATTGCCTGAGATGACCAGTACGCCATTGTTTAAAGAAGAAATTTTAGTCGGTTGGCATGCTCAAACTGGACTTAACAAACGATTTATTGCCGTTGACGACCTCATCGACAAGACTTTTGTGGGCCTGTCACCAGCAAATTCATTACGTGCTGCGGTGGATCACTATTTCATGCGCGCCGGTAGTCCCTTAAATTATCGCTATGAAACTGATGATCCCGCTACCGTTCGGGGCTTAATGGAAGCAGGCATTGGTTATGGTTTCATTCCAGCAATAACCTGGCAAAAAGTTGGTCGGAAACTACATCTGGCTCGGCTAATGCCAGAACCCTTAGAACGAACGATTTATTTAAGCGCCCCTAAACAAACTCAGAGTGATATCCAACGTGAAATCGGTAATGAATTGATTCGCCTTTTTTTAGCTTATCAAACGAGTGCGCTTAAAATTTAA
- a CDS encoding acyltransferase domain-containing protein produces the protein MQALWVFPGQGSQRAGMLATVPAALKQRVTELTGLTLADTAAAYEDAVQIQLGILVLQLAQLQQLQALDVQPQAVAGHSLGVFAAAVAAKVITIDTAINLVYLRATAMQAAYPTGYGMGVVVGLTRIELQSIVTQVQIRYPAVYLSNQNTALQNTVSGVLEGIRQVLKLALAQGAQHAKLLQVPVPSHSPLMAGVAQQLTQALATKQLATPQCPYLTNWNGHRVRDAAGVAFDLANNLRYPVYWDTMIAIGQESGLNVSLEFGPGQVFTKLIKTYQPTIRTLNLAAMSVDDVEFLLNKWKEVL, from the coding sequence ATGCAAGCTTTATGGGTTTTTCCTGGTCAAGGTAGTCAACGAGCCGGCATGTTAGCAACTGTTCCGGCGGCATTGAAGCAACGTGTTACCGAGTTAACAGGGTTAACACTGGCTGATACCGCTGCGGCTTATGAAGATGCTGTACAGATTCAATTGGGTATTCTAGTTTTGCAATTAGCCCAATTACAACAATTACAGGCGCTAGATGTCCAACCGCAAGCTGTTGCGGGACATTCTTTAGGGGTGTTTGCCGCAGCGGTTGCTGCCAAAGTTATTACGATTGATACAGCCATTAATTTAGTCTATTTGCGTGCAACTGCCATGCAAGCCGCATATCCGACAGGTTACGGGATGGGTGTTGTCGTCGGGCTGACCCGTATCGAACTCCAGTCAATTGTGACTCAAGTCCAGATACGATATCCGGCGGTGTATCTGTCAAATCAAAATACGGCGCTGCAAAATACCGTTTCCGGCGTATTAGAGGGCATTCGACAAGTTTTGAAATTAGCCTTAGCTCAAGGCGCGCAACACGCTAAACTATTGCAAGTCCCCGTACCGTCACATTCACCGTTGATGGCGGGCGTGGCCCAGCAGCTAACCCAGGCGCTAGCGACCAAGCAGTTAGCAACACCGCAGTGTCCCTATTTAACTAATTGGAATGGGCATCGGGTTCGAGACGCTGCTGGTGTGGCGTTTGATTTAGCTAATAATCTACGCTACCCGGTTTATTGGGATACGATGATTGCCATTGGACAAGAATCTGGGCTAAACGTTAGCTTAGAATTTGGTCCTGGTCAAGTCTTTACAAAATTGATTAAAACGTATCAACCAACTATTCGAACGTTGAATCTGGCCGCAATGTCGGTCGATGATGTTGAATTTTTATTGAATAAATGGAAAGAGGTTCTATAA
- the mdcA gene encoding malonate decarboxylase subunit alpha — MSVTNKSWTTKRDAKAARLEAAAPLLTGKFAKTSDAKAVLETLIKTGDKVVLEGDNQKQASFLSQTLAAVDPDKVHDLHMIMSSISRPEHLDIFELGIANKMDFSFAGPQSTRVSQMIADGTMQVGDIHTYLELYARLYVDLIPNIVLVAADKVDHEGNLYTGNNTEETPVIVEAAAFKDGIVIVQANEVVDRVPRVDIPGDWIDVVIPADAPYQLEPLFTRDPQNITELQILMGMMAIRGIYEKHHVQSVNHGVGFNTAAIELLLPTYGEQLSLKGKIVPNWEVNPTPTLIPAIESGWIQSIHSFGGEVGMEQYIAARPDVFFVGKDGSMRSNRAFGQMAGQYALDMFVGSTLQIDQYGNSSTVTAGRLSGFGGAPNMGSNPTGRRHSTPAWQSLRPTDDPLGKGQKLVVQMVETFGANKKPVFVDHLDAEKVQTEAKLKNVPIMIYSEDTTHIVTEEGIAYLYKTDSMAERQAAIEAIAGVTPVGLRSNAKQLADLRARGIVALPEDLGVHRNEAKRSLLAAQNMDDLMAWSKGLYNPPAKFRSWS; from the coding sequence ATGAGTGTGACAAATAAATCTTGGACGACGAAACGTGATGCTAAAGCAGCTCGCTTAGAAGCTGCAGCGCCATTGTTAACCGGAAAATTTGCGAAGACATCAGATGCCAAGGCTGTCTTGGAAACTTTAATTAAAACAGGTGATAAGGTGGTTTTGGAAGGTGACAATCAAAAACAAGCCAGCTTTTTATCACAGACGTTAGCTGCGGTTGACCCGGATAAGGTGCATGATTTACACATGATTATGTCGAGTATTTCGCGGCCAGAGCATTTAGATATTTTTGAGTTAGGTATCGCTAATAAAATGGATTTTTCATTTGCAGGGCCACAAAGTACCCGTGTCTCTCAAATGATTGCCGATGGGACCATGCAAGTCGGTGATATTCATACTTACTTAGAATTATATGCACGCTTGTACGTGGACTTGATTCCCAATATTGTCTTAGTGGCGGCGGATAAAGTTGACCATGAAGGTAATCTATACACTGGTAATAATACGGAAGAAACACCAGTCATTGTTGAAGCCGCTGCTTTTAAAGACGGCATCGTCATTGTACAAGCTAATGAAGTTGTCGACCGGGTTCCCCGCGTCGATATTCCAGGTGATTGGATTGATGTGGTGATTCCAGCGGATGCCCCTTATCAATTGGAACCGTTGTTTACGCGGGATCCACAAAATATCACAGAGTTGCAAATTTTAATGGGCATGATGGCGATTCGAGGGATTTATGAAAAACATCACGTCCAATCCGTTAACCATGGGGTGGGCTTTAATACGGCTGCGATTGAATTATTGTTACCAACTTACGGCGAACAATTGAGCTTAAAAGGTAAAATCGTCCCTAATTGGGAAGTTAATCCGACACCGACACTAATTCCTGCGATTGAAAGTGGTTGGATTCAATCTATCCATAGCTTCGGTGGTGAAGTTGGGATGGAACAATATATTGCGGCCCGGCCCGATGTGTTCTTTGTCGGTAAAGATGGCAGTATGCGGTCTAACCGTGCGTTTGGTCAAATGGCCGGACAGTATGCGCTAGATATGTTCGTGGGGTCAACGTTGCAGATTGATCAGTATGGCAATTCGTCAACGGTCACGGCTGGTCGATTATCTGGTTTCGGTGGTGCACCAAATATGGGGAGTAATCCGACTGGACGTCGGCACTCAACCCCAGCTTGGCAAAGTTTACGACCGACAGATGATCCGTTAGGTAAAGGTCAAAAATTAGTCGTTCAAATGGTTGAAACGTTTGGTGCCAATAAAAAACCAGTATTCGTTGATCATTTAGATGCGGAAAAAGTTCAAACTGAAGCGAAGTTAAAAAATGTTCCGATTATGATTTATAGCGAAGATACGACGCATATTGTGACCGAAGAAGGTATCGCCTACTTGTATAAGACTGATAGTATGGCTGAACGCCAAGCGGCAATTGAAGCAATTGCCGGCGTCACCCCAGTTGGGTTACGGAGTAATGCGAAACAGTTAGCTGATTTACGGGCACGTGGAATTGTGGCGCTGCCAGAGGACTTAGGCGTCCATCGAAATGAGGCCAAGCGTTCCTTGCTGGCCGCCCAAAATATGGATGACCTGATGGCCTGGTCGAAGGGGTTATATAATCCACCAGCTAAATTCCGGAGCTGGTCATAA
- a CDS encoding triphosphoribosyl-dephospho-CoA synthase, which translates to MTLSISPAELAEQAVAALKWEVRFTPKPGLVDQQSSGAHTDMDLALFEKSALSLQPAFEQMGILSQRHPLDKTLRTKLGVLGREAEQAMFTTTQGVNTHKGAIWTFSLLIAGLMSTMSDNLMTVLNHAQGIALIPDSVEQTTPALTHGQQVRQRYHLAGAKGEAQAGFPKLQRALAEVPTQPDDEAWLRCLLSLCAQVDDTNIVYRRDLATLRCFQSQAQQILRDSQPVLTNPNYQALQTYALAQQISPGGSADLFAASYFLTQLRLTK; encoded by the coding sequence ATGACGTTATCAATTTCACCTGCTGAGCTAGCTGAACAAGCGGTAGCCGCTTTGAAATGGGAAGTTCGCTTTACACCGAAACCGGGGTTGGTTGATCAACAATCTAGTGGTGCGCATACTGATATGGACTTGGCGTTGTTCGAAAAATCAGCGCTTAGTTTACAACCAGCTTTTGAACAGATGGGGATTTTGAGTCAGCGGCACCCATTGGATAAGACCTTACGAACTAAGCTCGGGGTCCTCGGTCGTGAAGCCGAACAAGCTATGTTCACCACTACTCAGGGCGTTAATACGCATAAAGGGGCTATTTGGACGTTTAGTTTATTAATTGCGGGACTAATGAGCACAATGAGCGACAACTTGATGACGGTTCTAAACCATGCACAGGGCATTGCATTAATCCCTGATTCAGTTGAACAAACAACGCCAGCATTAACGCATGGGCAACAAGTTCGACAACGTTACCATCTAGCAGGTGCAAAAGGTGAGGCACAAGCTGGCTTTCCTAAATTACAGCGCGCTTTGGCTGAAGTACCAACTCAGCCGGATGACGAGGCCTGGCTACGTTGCTTGTTAAGTTTATGTGCCCAGGTGGATGATACTAATATTGTCTACCGACGAGACTTGGCGACATTACGTTGTTTTCAATCTCAGGCACAACAAATTTTACGTGATTCGCAACCAGTGTTGACGAATCCTAACTATCAAGCATTGCAGACCTACGCCTTAGCACAACAGATTTCGCCCGGTGGCTCAGCCGATTTATTTGCAGCTAGCTATTTTCTAACACAATTAAGATTAACAAAGTGA
- a CDS encoding malonate decarboxylase subunit delta — protein sequence MEKLNFNYQTTQPISRPVHVGVVASGDLEVILKPITGTTTEVAVVTGSDGFKTVWGNVLTRFFARYPITATIEINDFGATPGVVNLRLTQAMEAL from the coding sequence ATGGAAAAATTGAATTTTAATTATCAAACGACGCAACCGATTAGCCGACCGGTTCACGTTGGGGTCGTCGCTTCAGGTGATTTGGAAGTCATTCTAAAACCAATTACGGGCACCACTACTGAGGTAGCTGTGGTCACTGGGAGTGATGGCTTTAAAACCGTTTGGGGGAATGTTTTAACCCGTTTCTTTGCGCGCTATCCCATTACGGCTACGATTGAAATTAATGATTTTGGGGCAACGCCTGGTGTGGTTAACTTGCGTTTAACGCAAGCAATGGAGGCTTTATAA
- the mdcD gene encoding biotin-independent malonate decarboxylase subunit beta, which produces MQTSFVELHARERAQALLDDGTARELVGPFDNLISPHLEPQGIVPESDDGVVLMQGQLDHQAAVVISIEGSFQGGGIGEVNGAKIVAALEQTLKDNQQGHSVYPVLILDTGGVRLQEANYGLLAISEIHNAIVALKSYVPVIGIIPGRVGSFGGMSITSATLSYLITTKKARVGLNGPEVIEQEAGVREFDASDKDLIWDTLGTTQRAATGIVDEVIDDQVSAIKQAVVNAIRAKKDSHRTERNDFYLTLLDQLDLTAPLDTAGYRQLYATIKPVKHQLAPAKASDQLGTKSRGRLWFEKLTGITNAKSEVATVLYANQADRAYLAIVADEHNRFPRVRHGEVGLQEGFTVATVIDQIVAADADKPVKRPIVLIVDVPSQAYGYKEELIGIHLSLAAAAVAEAKARQAGHPVIAFIPGDAVSGGFLSFGLQSNRLILLDDESITVQAMSKASAARITQRTIAELEAATKHVPAMAYDVKNYQKLGALSQFVDGIQSWSATPAAVAKVNDLIETAVQSTVDQPTDLHMRYETAIAKASGRVATRKMRAAVAEQWQA; this is translated from the coding sequence ATGCAAACAAGTTTTGTAGAATTACATGCACGCGAACGTGCCCAAGCGTTACTTGATGATGGCACCGCTCGCGAGTTGGTTGGACCATTTGATAATTTGATTTCGCCACATTTGGAACCACAAGGTATTGTGCCTGAAAGTGATGATGGGGTGGTGTTAATGCAAGGCCAACTTGATCACCAAGCAGCGGTCGTGATTTCGATCGAAGGTAGCTTTCAAGGCGGCGGGATTGGTGAAGTTAACGGTGCCAAAATTGTTGCTGCGCTAGAACAAACGCTCAAAGATAATCAACAGGGGCATTCTGTTTATCCGGTATTGATTCTGGATACCGGTGGGGTACGGTTACAAGAAGCTAACTATGGATTATTAGCCATTTCTGAAATTCATAATGCCATTGTTGCGCTAAAGAGCTATGTGCCCGTGATTGGGATTATTCCAGGCCGGGTCGGTTCTTTTGGTGGTATGTCGATTACGTCAGCGACGTTATCTTATTTAATTACGACGAAGAAGGCTCGGGTTGGATTGAACGGTCCCGAGGTGATTGAACAAGAAGCGGGTGTCCGCGAATTTGATGCCAGTGATAAGGATTTAATTTGGGATACTTTAGGGACCACGCAACGGGCAGCTACGGGGATTGTTGATGAAGTCATCGACGACCAAGTTAGTGCGATTAAGCAGGCTGTGGTGAATGCCATCCGGGCAAAGAAAGATAGTCATCGGACTGAACGTAATGATTTTTATCTGACTTTATTAGATCAGTTAGATCTGACAGCGCCATTAGACACGGCGGGGTATCGACAATTGTATGCGACAATTAAGCCAGTTAAGCATCAGCTTGCACCAGCTAAAGCCAGTGATCAACTTGGTACGAAGAGTCGGGGCCGGTTGTGGTTTGAAAAGTTGACTGGCATCACGAATGCTAAGAGTGAGGTCGCAACTGTGCTCTATGCCAATCAAGCGGATCGGGCTTATTTAGCAATTGTGGCTGATGAACATAACCGGTTCCCGCGGGTGCGACATGGCGAGGTTGGGTTACAAGAGGGCTTCACAGTGGCAACGGTCATTGATCAGATTGTGGCAGCGGATGCTGACAAGCCGGTTAAGCGGCCAATTGTTTTGATTGTTGATGTGCCTAGTCAAGCCTATGGGTACAAAGAAGAATTAATTGGCATTCATCTTAGTTTGGCAGCAGCAGCGGTGGCAGAAGCCAAGGCTCGTCAAGCCGGGCATCCGGTGATTGCTTTTATTCCTGGGGATGCCGTTTCTGGTGGCTTTTTATCCTTTGGGTTGCAATCGAATCGATTAATCTTGTTAGATGATGAGTCGATTACGGTCCAAGCCATGTCGAAGGCCAGTGCCGCCCGCATTACGCAACGGACTATCGCAGAATTAGAAGCAGCGACCAAACATGTGCCAGCAATGGCTTATGATGTTAAGAATTATCAAAAATTAGGGGCATTATCACAATTTGTTGACGGGATTCAGTCGTGGTCAGCAACACCAGCCGCAGTGGCTAAAGTTAATGATCTGATTGAGACCGCTGTTCAAAGTACGGTTGATCAACCGACTGACTTACACATGCGTTACGAAACGGCGATTGCGAAAGCCAGTGGTCGCGTTGCGACGCGTAAGATGCGCGCCGCTGTGGCTGAACAATGGCAAGCTTAG
- a CDS encoding malonate decarboxylase holo-ACP synthase: MASLVPIAPHTIIRLVAPTDFEGSVPIPSWVPAALQQMPVVVVRRGPQLNGIPVGVRGPQRNQRWAGWLKGPINMAQQISPEQLVTTKAWQMITPNRQQLPVFQALPAIASIMSLPWGLGGSAGFELATGQAAVKPTSDLDLIMPAQHPLTVSAAQQLLQALNQFGVHVDVQLVAGQNGFSLEEYAQQRTTTVLLKTAQGPQLVTNPWQAVKN; this comes from the coding sequence ATGGCAAGCTTAGTCCCAATTGCACCGCATACGATTATTCGCTTAGTGGCACCGACTGATTTCGAAGGCTCAGTGCCGATCCCTAGTTGGGTTCCGGCCGCGTTACAGCAAATGCCAGTAGTTGTTGTACGGCGAGGACCGCAACTCAATGGGATTCCAGTCGGTGTTCGTGGTCCGCAACGAAATCAGCGATGGGCAGGATGGCTTAAAGGGCCAATTAACATGGCGCAACAAATTAGTCCTGAACAGTTAGTGACCACGAAGGCTTGGCAAATGATTACGCCGAATCGCCAGCAATTGCCGGTGTTTCAAGCGTTGCCAGCGATTGCGTCAATAATGTCATTACCATGGGGACTGGGCGGTAGTGCTGGCTTTGAGTTAGCTACTGGGCAAGCGGCGGTTAAGCCAACGAGTGATTTAGATTTAATAATGCCTGCGCAACACCCCTTAACGGTGAGTGCGGCGCAACAATTATTGCAGGCTTTAAATCAGTTTGGCGTGCATGTTGATGTCCAGTTGGTGGCCGGCCAAAATGGCTTTTCTTTAGAAGAGTATGCGCAACAACGCACAACCACAGTGTTGTTAAAAACGGCCCAGGGACCGCAATTGGTGACTAATCCGTGGCAAGCGGTTAAGAATTAA